The window TTCTTCAAGTGCTTGGGCTGCATTCCGTTTTTAAGTTTTATCTTTGCAAAAATTAAAAAAATGAGCAAACCGATAACTGAATTCATAGAAAAGTATTACCTGCACTTCAACGCAGCTGCATTGGTGGATGCTTCTAAAGGATATGTTGCACATCTTAAAGATGGCGGAAAAATGATGATTACTTTAGCAGGAGCAATGTCTACTGCTGAATTAGGGAAGATTCTTGCTGAAATGATCCGTCAGGGTAAAGTAGACTTTATCTCTTGTACAGGAGCAAACCTTGAAGAAGATTTAATGAATCTTGTAGCACACTCTCACTATGAAAGAGTTCCTCATTACAGAGATTTAACTGCTCAGGATGAGTGGGATCTTTTGGAAAGAGGTCTGAACAGAGTTACCGATACTTGTATCCCTGAAGAAGAAGCTTTCAGAAGATTACAGAAGCACATCGTGGAAATCTGGAAAGATGCTGAAGCTAAAGGTGAAAGATATTTCCCACACGAATTCATGTATAAAATGATCCTTTCAGGAGTATTGGAGCAGTACTATGAAATTCCTAGAGAAAACTCTTGGATGATTGCTGCTGCAGAAGCAAATTTACCAATCGTAGTTCCGGGATGGGAAGATTCTACAATGGGTAACATCTTCGCTTCTTACTGTATCAAAGGAGAGCTTAAGGCTACTACAATGAAATCAGGTATCGAATACATGACTTACCTTGCAGATTGGTATACTAAAAACTCAGCAGGGAAAGGAGTTGGATTCTTCCAGATTGGTGGAGGTATTGCAGGAGATTTCCCTATCTGTGTAGTGCCAATGCTGTATCAGGATATGGAAATGCATGACATTCCATTCTGGTCTTACTTCTGCCAGATTTCTGATTCTACTACTTCTTACGGTTCTTATTCAGGAGCTGTTCCAAATGAGAAAATCACTTGGGGTAAATTAGATATCACTACACCGAAGTTTATCGTTGAAAGTGATGCAACAATCTGTGCACCATTAATGTTCTCTTATATTTTAGAGAATGCTTAAGAAATAAACTCTTTTACGAGATTACATAGGAGCGCTTCAATTTTTTGGAGCGCTTTTTTTATTTAAACCTCTGATGCTCTTTTTAGCTCTCGCAGATTTTGCAGATGACACAGATTCTCTTTAATGGGGTTATAAACTGTAAGACACAAATATTTTATCAGTAGCGTAAGAATTAAGGTCAGCAACGACCACGTAGATATTTTTGCCACGGATGCACGAATATATGAAGTGTAATATTCTATGTGCCTATGTGGTTTAAAAAAATTGAACCACATAGGTAATAAGTATCATTATTCGTGGCAATATTCAACATTATACAATTTTATCGAAGATAAAAATCTTGCGCCTTAAAGCATTATGCAGGTAAAAGAAACTTGCGTCTTAGCGATTTCCAACAAACTGAGATTAATATAAAATAAACTCAGCATTATCCGCTAAATCTGCGAGTCAATAGATTTATTCTAATCGAGATCTGTGAAAATTGATTGAAATAAAATCAATCCAAAGAATTAACCAGCACAAAATAGCGATACGCCAGAATTCCTTTTTCAACTTTTGTCAGCTTGTTTGGGTCCTTATTACTGAGCTTTGGAAGAACCTTTTTATTAATTACATTCAGTAAATGGAAAAATGATTTTTTCATATCTTTATCTTTTAATGAAACATCATTGATACTATAAGAGTTCAAAAATGATGCAAAAATTAAATATTCCCCCTCAAGATCTGAAAATATGGATGAAATTTTCAAACAACAGGTATATGAAGTAGCGAGGCTTATCCCCAAGGGAAGAGTTTCTACATATGGTGCTATAGCGAAAGCCGTAGGGTATCCTAATCACTCCCGCCATGTCGGAAAAGCGATGGGTGGCTGTCCTGAAGATGTTCCTGCACATCGTGTTATTTCAAGTTCAGGAACATTATCTGTTCCGGAGTTCCAGAAGAAATTGGAAGCTGAAGGGATTACTGTGGAAAACTTAAGAATAAAAGGGTTTAAAAAACTGTTCTGGGATCCTATGAATGAATTATAGCTATTCGTGAAATTTTTTCAATAAATATAAATTCGCGCATTCGTAGCAAAAAAGTAAGTGTTTTTGAAAACTTTGCGTTAAAATAATTCCCACAGATTACGCAGATCTCACAGATTTCTAAATAAAAAATATCACCCATACCATTGATATGAGTGATACAAATATTTTGCAGCCTAAAACTGTATTATTATTTCTTTGCTCTTGTTGAAGGAGGTTGAGGGCCTTTTAATTCTTCTTTAAGCCTTGCGTTTTCTTCTTTTAATAATGCAATATATCCCTGTAAGTTTTCAATAACAGCCCCTGGAATATTATCATAATTATTCTGGTTATTAATTAGTCCTGCAGAAGTAGATCTATCATTAAATACAGGATGATCATTATTCACAACTACTGGAGCTGTCTCTTCTTCATAAATATCTTCAACCGGTACTTCTAAGAAACGGGCAAGTTTATCCCATTCATCCTGAATGATTCTTACATCCCCACTTTCTTTTCTGCTATAGTTAGATACATCCGTAGCGATGTAATCAGCTACCTGTTGCTGAGTATATCCTTTTTGCTTTCTGATAAGACGTAATTTTTCTTTTTGCATGACCGACATTTTATACAAAAATGGCAAAAAAGCACAATGTATACAATAGAAAACTGAAAAAACAGCAGATGAATTTTCACTATTCAGAGAATATGAACCACAAAAGGCACAAAAGCTTTATGGTTACACAGTTTGGCTCATTCAGGAAAGTTTAAAATAATATTGTTTAAAAGTTCACATCAGTAGAAAATCAAAGATATTTAAAACTTAAGTGCTCTTCTCAACATCTAGCTTATCACTAAAATAAACTAAAGTGTTTAAAATCTTTTGTGACTTTTATGTCAAAAAATAGATGATAGGATGTTTTTATAATGATTTTAATGTTGGATGGACGCTAAGGCGCAAAGGCATTACTAAGATTATGTATATTTTAAGACGCAAGAAGATCAAAGATCTTCAGCAAGAATTATGCTGATACTTTTTAGCCAAGAATACACGAATTTTTTATTAAATCTTTCGCCACGTAGGTTATAGGTATAATAAAAAATTCGTGCATTCGTAGCAATATTCAGCGGTCTACAATTTTATCGTAGATAAAAATCTTGCGCCTTAAGAACATCATGTATGTAAAAGAATTTGCGCCTTAGCGTTTCCAACATTATAATACAAAAAAAGACTGTCTCATTCGAAACAGTCTTCAGTATATTATTTTTCAAGTTGCTTATAGCTCCTTTGTATAAAATCAGTAAGGTCTTTTCCTTTCAATAGATTTTGAGATAGCTTGGCAAGATCTAAAGCATGTTTAATTAAGCTTTTCTTTTCCTCAGTATTCTCAGTTTTCAAGATCTGATTAGACAGTTCACTGTTGGAATTTACCACTAAGTTGTACATTTCAGGGAAACCACCCATTCCAAACATACCGCCACCGCCGGTTGCCTGCATTTCTTTCATTCTCCTCATAAACTCAGGCTGAGTAATGGTAAATGGAGCATCACTGCTGTCAAGGTCTTCAAGCTGAACGGTGAATTTAGAATCCTGGATGGCTTCTTCTACGTTCTTTTTTAAAGACTCTTTTTCAGTTTCATTTAGTTTTGAAATAACTGGCTCATCTTTCTTGATAAGGTTGTTGATGTGATCAGCGTCTACTCTTGCAAATGAAATATTTTCCTTTGTAGTTTCAAGCTTCTGGATAACGTGAGAAATGATTGGAGAATCTAATAACAGAACTTCATATCCTTTATCTTTTGCAGATTGAATATAGCTGTGCTGCTCATCGGCATTGGTTGCATAAAGAATTACAAGCTTGTTGTCTTTATCCGTTTGTGTAGCGGTGATTTTATCAACCAATTCATTCCAAAGGAAGAATTTTCCGTCAGTTGTTGGGTATAAAGTGAATTTGTCGGCTTTTTCAGCAAATTTCTCTTCTGTAACAACTCCGTATTCGATGACTACTTTAATGTCATTCCATTTTTGTTCGTAATCTTCACGGTTTTCATTGATTAAAGAAGCCATTTTATCTGCTACTTTTTTCGTGATGTAAGAAGAGATTTTCTTTACAGCGCCATCAGCCTGAAGATAAGAACGGGATACATTCAACGGGATATCCGGAGAATCAATTACCCCTCTTAAAAGCATTAGGAAATCCGGAACGATACCTTTTACCTCATCGGTTACAAATACCTGATTTTGGTATAACTGGATCTTATCTTTATCAATATTTAAGTTGTTGCTTAGTTTAGGGAAGAATAAAACCCCCGTAAGATTGAAAGGATAGTCTACGTTCAGGTGAATGTGAAATAAAGGTTCTTCAAACTGCATTGGATACAGTTCGTGGTAGAACTTCATATAATCTTCATTAGTAAGATCACTTGGAGCGATGGTCCATGCCGGAGTAGGATTGTTGATAATGTTGTCTACTTCTTCAGTTTCAGCAACAGCATCTTCCGGAGCATCTTCCGGTAAAGGAAGCGTATGTGTTTTTGTTCCGAATTTAATAGGAACAGGCATGAATTTGTTATACTTTAATAACAGTTCACGAATTTTTGTTTCTTCTAAAAACTCTACAGAATCTTCAGCAATGTGAAGAATGATTTCAGTTCCTCTATCTGTCTTGTCAGTTGTTTCTTCAAGAGTAAACTCAGGGCTTCCGTCACAGATCCATCTTACAGCTGGTTCATCTTTGTAAGATTTTGTAAGAATTTCTACTTTTTCAGCTACCATGAAAGCAGAGTAGAATCCAAGACCGAAGTGTCCGATAATTCCAGAATCCTTTGCCGTATCTTTATATTTCTCTAAAAACTCTTCAGCTCCTGAGAATGCCACCTGGTTGATATATTTTTCAACCTCTTCACCGGTCATACCAATCCCTTGATCGATGATGTGTAATGTTTTTTGTTCTTTATCAATTTTAACTTCAAGCTTAGGATTTCCATATTCTACTTTTGCTTCACCAATACTTGTTAAATGTTTTAGCTTTAAAGTAGCATCCGTAGCGTTAGAAATCAGCTCTCTTAAGAATATTTCGTGGTCACTATAAAGAAACTTTTTAATAAGTGGGAAAATATTTTCCACCGATACATTAATATTTCCTTTCGTCATAATATTTTAGATTTTTTAATTTTCAAATCTTTCTCAAAAAAAATACCATCGGGCAGAAAGTGACAGAATGACATTTTTTCGATAGTTATAAACGGGAAGTTATGAGGATTTGTCAAAGAAATATCCTATTTTTAATCCTTAAAAATTTTTTAAAATGAAGTTGAAATGTACAATTTTTATTCTGTTCATCATGGCTTGCAGTCTCTATGGGCAGAAGAAACCTTTGGACCATTCTGTCTATGACAATTGGCAAAATATAGGTTCGAGAAAAATCTCAAATGATGGAAAATGGATTGCCTATTCTGTAGATGTTCAGGAAGGAAACCCTAACCTTTTTTTATATTCTGTTAAAAATAAAACATCGAAGACGTTTACCAGGGGGACAAAAGTAGATTTTACGAATGATTCCAGGTTTGCTGTTTTTCAGATCCGCCCATTGTATAAAGATATAAAAGCGGTAAAAGATAAAAAGCTAAAAAAAAATAAGCTTACAAAAGACAGTCTTGCTATTGTAGATGTTTTAAATGGGCAAACAGAAAAAATTCCTAATGTCAAAACGTTTAAAATTCCCGAAAAAGCTGGTTCTTACGTTGCTTATCTTCTGGAAGATACCAAAGATAAATCTGCAGATAAGGATGACAATGACGAAAATAAGGAGGAAGATAAAAATGTAAAACCATTGCAGTTGGTAGTACGAAATCTTCTGGATGGAAAAAGTACAACGTATGATAATGTAATCCGTTATGAGTTTAGTAAAAATGGGAAACAGCTTGCTTTTGTAACCAAGAAGCCGGACGAAAAAAAGGATAAA of the Chryseobacterium capnotolerans genome contains:
- a CDS encoding deoxyhypusine synthase family protein; translated protein: MSKPITEFIEKYYLHFNAAALVDASKGYVAHLKDGGKMMITLAGAMSTAELGKILAEMIRQGKVDFISCTGANLEEDLMNLVAHSHYERVPHYRDLTAQDEWDLLERGLNRVTDTCIPEEEAFRRLQKHIVEIWKDAEAKGERYFPHEFMYKMILSGVLEQYYEIPRENSWMIAAAEANLPIVVPGWEDSTMGNIFASYCIKGELKATTMKSGIEYMTYLADWYTKNSAGKGVGFFQIGGGIAGDFPICVVPMLYQDMEMHDIPFWSYFCQISDSTTSYGSYSGAVPNEKITWGKLDITTPKFIVESDATICAPLMFSYILENA
- a CDS encoding MGMT family protein; protein product: MDEIFKQQVYEVARLIPKGRVSTYGAIAKAVGYPNHSRHVGKAMGGCPEDVPAHRVISSSGTLSVPEFQKKLEAEGITVENLRIKGFKKLFWDPMNEL
- a CDS encoding helix-turn-helix transcriptional regulator; this translates as MQKEKLRLIRKQKGYTQQQVADYIATDVSNYSRKESGDVRIIQDEWDKLARFLEVPVEDIYEEETAPVVVNNDHPVFNDRSTSAGLINNQNNYDNIPGAVIENLQGYIALLKEENARLKEELKGPQPPSTRAKK
- the htpG gene encoding molecular chaperone HtpG, encoding MTKGNINVSVENIFPLIKKFLYSDHEIFLRELISNATDATLKLKHLTSIGEAKVEYGNPKLEVKIDKEQKTLHIIDQGIGMTGEEVEKYINQVAFSGAEEFLEKYKDTAKDSGIIGHFGLGFYSAFMVAEKVEILTKSYKDEPAVRWICDGSPEFTLEETTDKTDRGTEIILHIAEDSVEFLEETKIRELLLKYNKFMPVPIKFGTKTHTLPLPEDAPEDAVAETEEVDNIINNPTPAWTIAPSDLTNEDYMKFYHELYPMQFEEPLFHIHLNVDYPFNLTGVLFFPKLSNNLNIDKDKIQLYQNQVFVTDEVKGIVPDFLMLLRGVIDSPDIPLNVSRSYLQADGAVKKISSYITKKVADKMASLINENREDYEQKWNDIKVVIEYGVVTEEKFAEKADKFTLYPTTDGKFFLWNELVDKITATQTDKDNKLVILYATNADEQHSYIQSAKDKGYEVLLLDSPIISHVIQKLETTKENISFARVDADHINNLIKKDEPVISKLNETEKESLKKNVEEAIQDSKFTVQLEDLDSSDAPFTITQPEFMRRMKEMQATGGGGMFGMGGFPEMYNLVVNSNSELSNQILKTENTEEKKSLIKHALDLAKLSQNLLKGKDLTDFIQRSYKQLEK